gagtttctttttaaatgcgaggtcactatcaagaaaaaggtaaaatggtatatggatagtggatgctcaagacacatgacgggagactgaaattacttcataaagcttgttcgagtaaatggtagaaaagtctcttttggaggaaacgacaaaggaaaaattgtgggatttggagcgtaaatattggaaatctcaaaatcagcaatgtttccttagtggaaggagctcaattacaatttgctcggtATTAGTCGGTATGTGATctttggtttcaaaatcaactttcaagagggaatatgttatggaattagtaaagattctactcagtcattcatgggtcgaagacatggaaatatctacctcttggatgtaaaaccagatgaatcacaatgtctaatctcaatccaagacgaagcaaacttatggcacgagaaagcttgggcacgtcaatatgaagcaaatagccaaaatctcagcaaagaagcttgttgtGGTCtgcaatttatcatatcaaaagtctgatctatgtacaccatgtatattgggaaaacaggtaaaaattcctttaaaccaataaatcaagtttccactaaccgtgtctGCAGACTTacgcatatggatctttttggaccaacttGAACGcaaaagcattggaggtaaaaaTACTGCatggtaattgtggatgattactcacgattcacttgggtatatttcttggcaagtctgaaaccttctcttactttgaaaagtttgctaaaaaggttcaaaatgaaaaatggtatgttatctcgagtataagaacggatctggaggtgaatttgaaaatcatgattttacaaaatttttgtgatgaatctggatttcagcatatgttctcctctccatacactcccaaacagaatggagttgtggaaatgaagaatagatctttgcaagaaatggctagaactcttttaattgaaagcaatatttcttctcgtttttagGCGAACAGTTTCTACggcttgttatattattaacagaatattcttaagacctattacggagaaaaccccctatgagttgttcaaaggaaaaagccaattgtttcttatttttcgtGTATTTGATTACAAatgttttgtcttgaaaaaagcaaatgatcgaattggtaaatttgaagaaaaatcagacgaatgaatcttccttggatattcaacatCCAGACAAAGCTTACagtatacaacaagaagactcgaTCTGTGgaagagtcaatgaatgtcaaatttcaagactctacaaaatcaatcgatcaaACTCAACCTAAAGAATTTGAACCTACTCTcggactctacaaagtctacttccccagACGGCTCGAGACTATAAAAGGATAACAATGAACGAATATTGAAGAATCAAGCGAAGAAGAAGTTCGGCTGGTCAGACCAACCAGCAgcggaagcacaagtctagtcatccccaaagaactcatcattggtaatATTGATGAAAGAATCCATACAAGATCAAAAGCATGAAGAGTCTAgctttgtggctcttatttatgaaaaaagaaccaaaagtaTATAATaagctttaattgatgaaagctggattgaagctatacaACATTcgaaatccaattgaaaacgGTCCTTTAATCCCACAATTTTCTTGAAACCAACttccatttgattttttctCGGTATCTAATTTTCTGGatgaataaattcaattgaggtCAATTTGAAATCGGAAAAAGCCCAAACGACTTCCATTCACCGATTCCACTTGCACCGGATGtcaaaagtctcttcaaatcgGCCAATCTGAATTTCCGTTCATTTTCATATCGTCGACCCGGTTTTCATAAAAATCCCGAGCACCGGAATTTCATCAAAGGTGAGTTAACGTTCTCGgaatgactcatgacacgacgaaacttcaaatttctgaaatcaaattcaaattcgcagttattttcaatcaaacgcACTTTTAGTGTAACTTTACCTACCGGGTAGCTCTCcaagaatttttagtgcaattgacccatggtcgattttcttcaaaccacaatgaacccattcgacacaTTGAAAACTCTCAGTAgctgtgaaaatctcaagatttcaaatacgaacaaaGGGTACCCAAAGCAgtagaaaatcggtttagtgtcgttcgaagaaattttgcaatcggtggaatcacccacactttgatcactaTCTCGGTCGGAATCAACCTATCCCCcatctcgatcgatttttaattgtgtcgcaatgacccttgcaaactagcacggtcgagcaatcgattcaCGACCGAATcatcaagtctattgcattcaaaatcccttaacggcttcactgaTAGGTCTCGGTTATCTCATGAATGGCCAACTCAGAAAAAACTATAATCGTGCCGATGAAAAGCCAACTTATCCAATTGAAATCATGACTGGAAAGGCGGATATCACAGCAATAGAAACTGTGCAAATTGTATATTTCCTCCCTTAACTACAGATCAAGAGAAATCTCTTCCTCATTCGAGTTACTGCAATCACCATCATAACTTAATTCATTGCCAATAGAACTAAATTTGCCAAAACATTTGCCTATAGCTTCATTAGATCAAGGTATCATTCTGCTATAAATTTTATCGGATGAAGTATGTAGtattcagatttgaactatccTGCTCAATTTgatagctttttcttttttggtcgaataacTTGATAGCTTGGAGACATCTTCCATTGTGCAATCACCATGCCACTGTGACCATTATGAacttttgaacaaataaaacgACGTGGGACAAGCATACCAAATCAAGACTAGGCAGCCGAGAGAGTCCCGGTGTCACATCAGGCACGAACACTGCGAGGTTCAGTTGAGTAACAGCAAGAGTAGAGTGCTATTGTTCATAACAAGCATCaataatattcaaataaaaCCAAATCAAGGAGGCTTCTTCACAAAATTCCGATTATCAGGCCAGATTGAGCATCTATTGAAGACCTAATATAAGTTAAGTATGTACCAATCGGCAGAAACCATGGCCTCTTCCCTGGACAACTTCTGGTGCTAAATAGTCCGTCATTCCACATATGGTAAATGCTCTCTCACCAGACAACTTCTTCCCAAATCTGAAGTCTACCACCTATGCGAAAATGCAATAAGAATTCCAAAACCACTCCTTTAATGAAAGAACATGAGATTATCTTCAGCCCGGTAATTTAAGAGCAAAATTTCCCCAGAAAAACTTGCTGACAACACTAACCTGTATATATCCTGATTGGTCCAGCATTAGAACATCAGGAGACACAGCTCTGTAGAGAACACCGTTCTGAAATTAGACAGAAAGTACAGTGAAAATGATATTTGACAACTTCAATAAACAAATTAGGATATGaaagaagtaaataaaaatatagaagcTGGTGTTTTTAAAAAACGGCCAACCTTGTGGAGCACTTCCAAGGCATTTACAATGGAGCGCAGAACCTTGCAGATGGATCATCTAGTGGTGTGTGTAGTATCGAAGCCAAAGGACACGCAAGACAGGTATTTAGCAGTATGCCAGCTTCTCTTCTATCAGCAAAGTGCATAAAACTTGTGGCACACAAGCTGAAGGGCTTATAttcttcatcaaattctttTCCCTTAACACTCGTCCTTCCTTTCCAAGTTGTTTGACCTTCTGCTTCGAAAATCTTTTTAAACTAAACAAACTTTCTGgaacaagataaaattatcagTTACTTTTAAGTTTACACAATgtcattaatgaaaattttcaagatctcATATATTGGTCAATCTGGACAAAGTGAAACCAACACTAAAGACATGGGCCATCTAGAGCCAAAGAGTGAAGTCGTGACATAATGTAGACAAACACACTAACCTGATTCATTTAGAAGTACAAGCCCAAGCTCACCGCAGTCAGTAGAGTACAAGCACTTCTTCCACTCCTACatagataaaaagaataatctAAGACAATTTCTATCAAttacttaactttttttttttggagaggaGCAATTTCCATACCAAGCTAGAGAGGTCAACTTTATCTAAGGCAGAAACATGGGTATTTTCAGTAGTGTCATTGATGAAGTCTGGGTATGATCCCTTTCCCTGAATCATTGAATATCAACTGTCAGAAAAAGAAGTGAATTTTATCAGACAAATAAagatatatataaattcaaattgacaGTTTCTATCCCGTAGAAGTTATGCCCCTTTCATTTAATATGAATCAGTGAACTTCCAAAACAAGATATGACAGCCGAATATAATTTCACAACTCACTTCTGATAATCCTGAGATAGTTTTGCAAGAGGACCCACCACAGAGTCAAACTTTTCCTTCGCCAAAATGGCACATTTGACATCACCAATGGCAACTGCACTAACTGAACCAACTTCTTCACCAGAAGCACCCATTCACCAAAATAACTTGCTTCATTCTTCTCCAATGATATCTTTGGACTGCTCTCTCGATTATCCTCATCCTCTACATAATCACATTTGAGACTGCAGATATTAGGACCCTTAATCATCTCAGGGTTGAGTGATCTTCACTAGTCCCTTCTGGACGATATATAGCCCGGATGGACCTTCATTCTACAAAAGAAGTTTAGCAGAGACATACGAAGAGAGCAGACACAGCCATGATGAACATAAGTCTGCAACAAAAGCAATCTTTACCATATCAAATATTGTTTGCCCATCAGAAAGGAGACTTCAGAAAGAGAATCTGCAACATGACTAAGCTACAATATGGTTAACCTCGATAGAAGATCCACAGACCTAAGCAACTTCAATGATGACAGATTGGTAGAATTCTGACATAGAATCTCTCGAAAATCTTCTCTCTTCAGAGCCCACAGAGTTCCATTAGTGACGGCTCGAACAGATGCCTAGAGTGGCTTGTTATACCTGTGATGACAGAATTTTGTTAAGGACTTTTTGGACTAATTATCATTTGTGACTGATAGTTGACTTCCAACGGTCTGAGAACTTCAAGAAATCAagttaatataataaaaatattataaaactaaaagaaacaacaaaattatataattttaccaaacgcggtTCTTTCTtgggagtagaaattttgtgcagttaccaagcGCGTTCTTATACTCATAAGTTTTTCGGGAATAGAAAACAAAAtactatttctattcaaaattattCATCGGAATAAAAACGTTACTAAACGCGCCCTAAGCTACAGAACAGCAACCAGCCCCGGACGCAGCCTTCATTTTTGGCTCTACTAAGTGTGCAATCACCTTcgaccaataaataaataaaaaactatgCAATCGCCGGTGTGCCAAGACGCCTCAGGAAGCTCACGGGAGGATTCGCTTGTCTAATTCGGGCTCAATCGCCTCTTCATGCGGAAGCCCTTGCGCTGCTTGAAGGCTTGCGCTATGAAAGATTGGAGAAGAGAGAACATGGGCAGAGAAGTCTCTGTGGAACTGGAGTCTGACGATTTTCTTTAGTTCAGTCAGTCACGTGTGAAGACCAAACTCCTTGGGATGTTGGAAGTACTTGCCAAGATTGTCGGGCCACGCTTTCTTGTATGACTTTTTATGTTTAGCCCACTGCTCTAGGTCCCAAAATAAAGCAGCGGATTAGATCGCTAAAAGCAAGATATCACGGAGCTCTTCCTCAATGCTGGGTTTGCAGCGCGCGCTTTCCACGCCCCTTTTGGATGTTTGTGTGTTGAAGCCCATTTGGATTGTTCCTTCACTTTATCTActtaaaaatgaaatggaaaatgcATTTTCGCCCCGAAAAAACCACCTTTGCCATCGCCTGACCTGCCATAGCGCCAACATCACCAGCGACTCGCCACCAATTCGTTGGAAAAGGCGAGGATGCCAAACTGTGTTCTCCCGGCAACATTGCGGTGGgatgtaattttcatttttataatttggttCCGAAAATGAAGAGGAATGTCAATTGGGGCTATTACGCTAGTGCACGTATGAAAACAAGCTGGCCGTCTCTCCCTCCGGCGACAACATCACGTAGACTTCTGAGGAGAGCGTAGAATGCAGGCGAAGATAATACAATATAGATTTGACCTACGGATGACGTGGTAGATATAATCCAACGAAATGTTGAAAACAGCGAAATGAAATTTAATATTAACCTAGAGACGCAAAGAAGTTCACAGATTAAGATTGAAGACCAGGAGAGGCCACGGAAGCGCTTCCTAGGCGGCGTGTTCCCAGTAAATTCAGCTCCCTCCCACTCAGATCCTCCTGTCTGAAACTTCTACTGTCTTATTGAAATGTCGGGATAGGGAGCAGCCTCAAAGCATCTTCACGACTCCACGAtccaagaaagaagatgaaaggaTGAACACATCAGTTCAGCGTCTACAGCTTGAGGCTGTCAATGAAAGAACCGCATCAAAAACTGCGGCTATAGGCGCATAAATTCTTCAGAGCTggagagggtttggaagatagggGGAGCCCGGTGGCTGCGGGAGCTGTGAAGGTCCAGCCGGAAGAGACGGGCTGGGATTGCAAAAGGTTGCTATGGAcaccctctccttctctttgttCACCACCACTCTGTGATCAGGTGCTCTATACGTGCCATTGCTGTAAACCTCCACCATGATTTGGCCTAAATTCACGACGATGGTGCCGGGAACGGGCGGAGCTGTGACCCAGCGGTTGTCCTTTCTAAGGACCTGAAGGCCAGCGCGTTGCCGCACTCCGTCAACAGGGTGATCCCGTGGCGTCGCGCATGCGGCGTCATGCCCTCTTGCTCTCTCGGGTTCCGGGCACGCTGGGTAGTAAGTCATCCCTGACTGGCGACCCGCCAGCAAAAACTTTCGCCAACGAGTCCAGTTCCTCTTCATGAATTCCCAACGCCATTTCCAATATGCTTCGCTACCACCTGCCGGTTTCCTCATATCTTCGCGTATTTCTCCAGTGCCATCACATCGATCGATTAAGCATTCGCAATCAACATCTGCTTAATTCAGCTAACTAGAAATGCATAGACATAAATGTCGAAAGAATGAAGCCGTATGACCTGAATTCGGGTGGATTTCGTGGCCATAGGTCGAGATTTCTCGCATGCGGAGGATGGCATTTGAGGAAGATCATGTCGTTCAGTCCAGCTTCTTAACGCTCGTGGTGAGTCCACAGCTTTGCCTGCGTGGCCTTCTCATGGTGGGGCAGGATTCCGGGTCATCTCATCCGCTGACACTCCATGGTTCTCATGGTGggcaaaaatttgaaatcaaatggAAGCTCGTCAATATCACATTCGTAAAGATTTATGGAATGGCCCTTACGTAAGGATTTTCCCATggtatttatgaaataaaatatgcGCTATCCTTCTCGTCCAGCTCATCGATAAGGTTTCATAACGCCAGCGATAAATGCGACTGCATTTTAACACGTGCAAAGTCGGTTGGGAAGGAGATGTAATGTTTTCGGTGGCGCTACTACTTGGGCGAACAATGCCCCTTCTTTGTATTTGTTACGTTTACGCTCGTCGACATATCTTTATTTTGCCCAAAAGCGGAGTGCTACCTTTTGATATCTATCGATCAAAGCTGAAAAAGTGActaaccctttcttttatttaagacgcaatacaataaataaaaaaaaaaaaagatttcttctatttcttcaatcGGTAACTATATTAACCTACATTtaataaaaatagattaaaaattttaaaagatgaaatttaaaAACAAGCAAACCTTCCACACTGTGGCCACCGCTCCATCATTGGTGGGGTGGCAGAAGTAGATGGCCCTTAAGGTTGCCGGCACTTGCGGAAACGAGGGAGAGGCGGTGACCCTATCGAATGCAGGCAGGGTCGCTATGGCCATTGCCACCACCCCCAGTGATAGAGTGGTGACTATAGCGGAGGACTGTGTTCGGGGTATTTACTGTCCCACTAGTAAAATAAGTCCTTTAGTTTGAGAGAGATTATGCAGGAAAAAGAGCAGGTATTGCAACATCCAGCCAGAGCCCAGAAAGACTATGTATTTAAGCTTATGATCAAGTCGAAACCGCACCAAGAAAGACCCCATTCACGACGGGGCGAGAGTCCAAGGTTTCGGGCTCGGTGGATCGGAAGCAAGGTCCATCAGCTTCCCGAGTCGATGCGAGGCAAGTCCTGCAACCCCTGACTCGCGATGGTGATCAGCCACCACCATGTCATCACGGAGGTACCTCGGGGGCGAGCGTCCGGCCGCTGCGCCTCACCAGCTCACGCTCGGCACCGGCAGCGTGCGGTTCGTCACGCCCTTCCGCATCTTTGCCTCTTTCTCTGTTCCCTCTGCCGTCGATCTCTTCCGCCTCGGTTCTTCCTCAACTATATAATGCCGATCGCCCACCAAACGAAAGGATAGTCAAATTTTTAAAGTATTCTACCGCGACTAGTCACAATTCGATGGGAAGAAATGTCGCAAAGTGCTGTTGTATAGAAGAAATGTCAGGCGTCTTCTCTTAGCTCTTCACTTAAGCATTTCGGCCAAGCACAACAATGTTGATTTTGCGCGCCAACCTAGGAAACGAGGCATTGAATGTGGACTACAGATATGGAATTTGATTACAGacgttgtttatttatttttatgggaTGAATTGGCGCAAGTACTGTTTTATAGAAGAAATGTCAGCAGCGTGTCCTCTTAGCTGTTGACTTTAGCGTTTCGGCCAAGCACAACAAGGTTGACTTTGAGCGCCTGCTGGGAAACAAAGTGTACACTTTTTTTTAGGACATATAcattgaaagttctaaaacttatcataaatttaaaaaaatttagaaacttataaaaagtgcaatcaaatcttaaaatttgtcaaatttgtacAATCAAATCTTTGGTTGACTCGGTCAATTTAGATTATcgaaaaatgctgacgtggttTTTCTTAGTACTTTCTCTCTCATAAGTAACAATGAGGTagattaaattctaatttatttaaccgaaatattaataaaataaaataagtatttcaaaagacaatatatatatatatatatgctctaGGCAGGGCGAGAGGCCCTTACGGCCATCGGCCTCATCGTCGACAAGGGCCGGCAAGGGCTCAACAAGGACCACCGGGGTCAGGGGCCTTGGCCGGGGCCGTGACCCTCACCATCCGTAGGTGAGGGTCGTCAACTCTTGCAACTATGGTGGCCCTTGGCGAGGTCGTCGGACCATTCCAAGGGCTAGCAATCCTTGCCAAGGGTTGGCAACCTTCATCGAGGGCCACCATAGGCTGGGCTTTAGATTTGGGTGAAAGGTTGCGACCCTCATCAACCTGGCCAAGGCTCCAGCAACCCCGTTCGACCCTTGTCAAGCCCCACCAGCCCTTTTCGACAACTAGGTGGCTAGCGGCAAGGGCCTCCGTCTTGCCTttactcttttgtgttttttaatatttcctattttattaatttaatcttatgattaaaaaattagaattatattcaaaacaacatcattttagcCTAGTGTTACATGTCTTAGCCATGTCATTGCCACGTAggaggaaatattaaaaaaatacgtTAGCATTTTTTGTTATTCTAATGGACGAAATTAACGGAAATACTCAATTGCACTAATTTGacgagttttaaaacttaattatatttttataagttttagaactcaattacactttcataacaagtttaAGCACTTTTAAGTTCGAAGCTTTGATTAAAACAAAGTTTGATTTCCTCTACAGCATTATTCTCTTTGAGCAATCAAAAGCTACTAAGCTTCCAGTAAAGACTCATGCCGTAGCAACATGCAGTAGCACTTAGGATAGGAACTGACCGAATGCGCTTTGGGTTAGGTTACACAGCGGGTAGTAAGTTACACGAAACGCAAAGTTATGGTGGATGGCCAAGATTAGAAACAATTAGTCTCTGATTGAATGCACTCTAAAAGGATGCATTTTTGAAACTCTTTTGGCATGTAAGTGGATTTTACATCTACATAAATctgaaataaattatataagaGGACTAACAATGGACAAGATTTTAGACTTCTTATAATATTCCATTTGAACTTGACATGGGCCATTTGCTTTTAAGATGATAAACACTATATACATCGACTTTACATTGATATAATAGTTATATTTTCTAACTCTAATGACACTAGTCTGATTAAGACTGGATACAGAAACAGTTTGAAATATCACCTGAGTTCAGCTGTCTTCTCTATACAAATGAATCTAGATGCCAGAAAGTTCTGGTTTTACTTATTCCAAAAAGGCAGTCCTATAGTAACATGGGCGTGAACAAAATGAAGTCCTAGTCATGCTGATGTGGGTTAACCGGTTAACCACTCAAATTGCCGGTAAAAATCTCCTAAATTCAAAAGGAGATAACACATCAGAGAGCGAAACGATGGATTGAAATAAAAGTTCGGGCCTTAATCAAAATAGCTGCAAGGACTAATTTTCATTGAAGAAATTGCATGGGTCGACAGAGCAACATCATTTATCAGACAACATCTTCTACAAATTGATCCAGTGAACGGCTTGAAGCTTTTGCATCTCTTCTTGAACATTATGGAAAACGATTGAACGAAATCATTTCCACTGAAGGACTGAGTTGGGGATTAGCATATACAAAAAAAGCGACTGCTAGCTTTAAGATGGTCAGAAGTTCATCCCCGATGCCAGTGATGCTTTTTCCAGCAATTCTTAGATCACTAAAACACATGCAACTTCCCCGTTTATTGGGATTTCTCcatagaacttgttgagactcATGTCCATAAAGTCCAAGTGCGCTAGACGAAAGGTCCCATATGAGTTTCCAGTGAATTGATCTAAATGCTGGTGTGATCAGCTGAATGTAAAGCCAAGAAATGGAACCCATTTTCAAGCAAATTTGTCAAGACCCAAAAAGTCGCCAAAAGAAGGGATGCTAAATTGGAACACCCACCACTGCGAGTAGGGGTGATCGGATCCAGAATGGGTAGGTTCCAATTTGGACCATGTACCAACCTTATTATAACATATTCCCCTTTTTTGGACCTTGTACCAACCCTATTTGCACTAGACCCTATTCCTGAACCATCATGTTTTTCTAGTCCGGTTCCAGGATTAATTTTGTTTCCACTCGAACCTATTTTGCACCCGTCTAATATCCTATACGGCttcgaattttacattaatacatGAGAAAATAACGTAGTcatcctaatttgtattgaaacattaaacaCTTATAATCAATAAGTgtatgaactttttgactagacgaaaaattaaggatccacaagGCTAATGATGATAAAGTCGCAAGAGTTATAATCTCCAATTGATGGCAACTTCCTCATTTTGGCAATaagaataataaacaaataaaataataaaacatacGAATTATTAAGTGCGAACTCAATTGATCTGATTTTGAGATCTTTTTTACCCCTATAGAACTGGACTATTATAAAATAGGTACCTAAGAAAATCAATGAGAATGCCACGTACCTTCAATAATTGTGTTCATTTTGCgttttggacttttggggtTGGGCTTACAAAACTAATTCCCAAACCGGTCTGGTTAATCCAGTTCCCGAGTGGATATACACTCGGAACCACTTCCCGGACCGATTCAAACTAGTTCCAAATTTAGGGAATCGGTTCCCAACTCTATTTTTCAGGTGGGTTGGTCCAATTCCTAGATATATCCGG
This genomic stretch from Eucalyptus grandis isolate ANBG69807.140 chromosome 3, ASM1654582v1, whole genome shotgun sequence harbors:
- the LOC120291652 gene encoding protein SRG1-like, with amino-acid sequence MRKPAGGSEAYWKWRWEFMKRNWTRWRKFLLAGRQSGMTYYPACPEPERARGHDAACATPRDHPVDGVRQRAGLQVLRKDNRWVTAPPVPGTIVVNLGQIMVEVYSNGTYRAPDHRVVVNKEKERVSIATFCNPSPSLPAGPSQLPQPPGSPYLPNPLQL